A genome region from Nocardiopsis exhalans includes the following:
- a CDS encoding TetR/AcrR family transcriptional regulator produces the protein MVKSAPSEEETRTRARTRRAILDAAVDVLGENRAAPLSQVAVRAGVARSTLQRYFPERAELITALADYADELANEATERACTTEGTAIEAFSRLVSEYFALRKVTMIAFAGDDTAEELNEETCGPSDLALYELVERGHEDGTIDPRITPLWAQQLLWSSLYAGWLYVSAAKVPAFEAHNMCLLSLVKAVGREKTD, from the coding sequence ATGGTGAAGAGCGCTCCCTCAGAGGAAGAGACGAGGACCCGCGCGCGAACCCGCCGAGCGATCCTCGACGCGGCGGTCGACGTGCTCGGCGAGAACCGGGCCGCGCCGCTGTCCCAGGTGGCCGTGCGCGCCGGGGTGGCCCGCAGTACGCTGCAGCGCTACTTCCCAGAACGCGCCGAGCTCATCACGGCCCTGGCGGACTACGCCGACGAACTGGCCAACGAGGCCACCGAGCGCGCGTGCACCACGGAGGGGACCGCCATCGAGGCGTTCTCCCGCCTCGTGTCCGAGTACTTCGCGCTACGCAAGGTCACCATGATCGCCTTCGCCGGCGACGACACGGCGGAGGAACTCAACGAGGAGACGTGCGGGCCCAGCGACCTCGCCCTCTACGAACTCGTCGAACGCGGACACGAGGACGGCACCATCGACCCCAGGATCACCCCGCTGTGGGCGCAACAGCTCCTGTGGTCCTCGCTCTACGCGGGCTGGCTCTACGTGAGCGCGGCCAAGGTCCCCGCCTTCGAAGCCCACAACATGTGCCTGCTGTCACTGGTCAAGGCCGTCGGGCGCGAGAAGACGGACTGA
- a CDS encoding alpha/beta fold hydrolase — MTFLPPAARAEYLDLDGGRVRVLHSGPAGAPPLLLVHGGSNDNATISWYRLFEEFGADHHVIAPDLPGFGGTEGIDPLGGPVAQADFLSRLLAGLGVERAVVVGVSMGGDVAMNLALHHPELVRGLVLIAPGGLVERVGNRFTHKAAWWSTRMPDGILFPVVALANRFVGLALRAVVHDVSTMPPEVVAEFRQEALRPGAARGYMRYNQATLGPHGMRNNLLPVVGRITAPALFFHGERDPMVPLEGSRRAVRVMPNARLVTVADCGHWAQLEAHERFVEEVRSFLSDVRG; from the coding sequence ATGACCTTCCTACCGCCTGCCGCTCGCGCCGAGTACCTCGACCTCGACGGGGGCCGAGTGCGGGTACTGCACAGCGGCCCGGCCGGGGCTCCGCCGCTCCTGCTGGTGCACGGCGGCAGCAACGACAACGCCACGATCTCCTGGTACCGGCTCTTCGAGGAGTTCGGTGCCGACCACCACGTGATCGCCCCTGATCTGCCAGGGTTCGGCGGTACCGAGGGGATCGACCCGCTGGGCGGACCGGTGGCCCAGGCTGACTTCCTCTCTCGGCTCCTCGCCGGGCTCGGAGTGGAACGGGCCGTGGTGGTGGGTGTGTCCATGGGCGGTGACGTGGCGATGAACCTGGCTCTGCACCACCCCGAGCTGGTCCGGGGGCTGGTGCTGATCGCACCCGGCGGCCTGGTGGAACGGGTCGGGAACCGGTTCACCCACAAAGCCGCCTGGTGGTCCACGCGGATGCCCGACGGGATCCTGTTTCCCGTCGTGGCTCTGGCGAACCGGTTCGTGGGCCTGGCGCTGCGCGCGGTCGTGCACGACGTTTCGACCATGCCACCCGAGGTGGTGGCGGAGTTCCGCCAGGAGGCTCTGCGGCCAGGCGCCGCACGGGGTTACATGCGCTACAACCAGGCCACTCTCGGCCCGCACGGAATGCGGAACAACCTGCTTCCCGTGGTCGGTCGGATCACCGCCCCCGCGCTCTTCTTCCATGGCGAGCGGGATCCGATGGTGCCCCTGGAGGGGTCGCGGCGAGCCGTGCGGGTGATGCCGAACGCCCGGCTGGTCACGGTTGCCGACTGCGGCCACTGGGCTCAACTGGAGGCGCACGAGAGGTTCGTCGAGGAAGTGCGGTCCTTCCTGTCCGACGTCCGCGGCTGA
- a CDS encoding SDR family oxidoreductase, producing the protein MRILVTGASGNIGRLVVDGLREAGVEVRALSRRRRDDLPEGVEGVIGDLEWPQSLEGALRGVDRVFLFPVPETAERVVDLVRAAGATRIVTLSSGAVTTGFDTDFHLPVERAVEASGLEWTHVRPGEFALNKLWLWGPSIRAERVVRDPQPEAAWYPVHERDIADVAVTAVLGDGHTGKAYTLNGPALVSHREQVDAIAAAIGETVRFEVVESRVAREYYLAQGGFAADNADFLLGFEDYSGAEADSGEQGEGAWAQGPVPTSEEAIGRPARTFGEWARDHAAAFGQRSQRTPSIGLRRLRGGTGLRARPGRG; encoded by the coding sequence GTGCGAATTCTGGTGACCGGAGCGAGTGGCAACATCGGCCGACTGGTGGTCGACGGCCTGAGGGAGGCTGGCGTTGAGGTGAGAGCGCTCTCCCGGCGGAGGCGGGATGACCTGCCCGAAGGGGTCGAGGGCGTGATCGGTGATCTGGAGTGGCCGCAGAGTCTGGAGGGCGCCCTGCGCGGGGTCGACCGGGTTTTCCTCTTCCCCGTGCCGGAGACGGCGGAGCGGGTGGTCGACTTGGTGCGGGCGGCCGGTGCCACCAGGATCGTGACGCTCTCTTCCGGTGCTGTCACCACCGGGTTCGACACCGATTTCCACCTGCCGGTCGAACGGGCGGTTGAGGCCTCGGGGCTGGAGTGGACCCATGTGCGTCCGGGGGAGTTCGCGCTGAACAAGCTCTGGTTGTGGGGACCGTCCATCAGGGCCGAGCGTGTGGTCAGGGATCCACAGCCCGAGGCAGCCTGGTATCCCGTCCACGAGCGCGACATCGCCGACGTCGCGGTCACGGCTGTGTTGGGTGACGGCCACACCGGGAAGGCCTACACCCTCAACGGCCCCGCACTGGTGAGCCACCGTGAACAGGTCGACGCGATCGCCGCGGCGATCGGGGAGACGGTGCGCTTCGAGGTGGTCGAGTCCCGAGTCGCCCGGGAGTACTACCTGGCCCAGGGCGGGTTCGCGGCGGACAACGCCGACTTCCTCCTGGGCTTCGAGGACTACTCGGGGGCGGAGGCGGACTCCGGGGAGCAGGGGGAAGGCGCCTGGGCGCAGGGACCGGTGCCGACGTCGGAGGAGGCCATTGGGCGCCCCGCGCGGACCTTCGGGGAGTGGGCGCGTGACCACGCGGCCGCTTTCGGACAGCGATCACAGCGGACACCGTCGATAGGGCTCAGGCGGCTCCGTGGAGGAACAGGGCTCCGAGCCAGGCCAGGCCGAGGATGA
- a CDS encoding ABC transporter substrate-binding protein — translation MPELPWHRRHSWRAGGAAAAALVLTLASACGEPPGEEPDAEGEPAGLAEDPQFVWAVTGADRQIHEDVARLWNENNPDQEVEVFFLAPTADEQRQAMFQDLQSQAGEFDVLGLDVIWTGEFADFGYIESLEDLRPEIEGVSLEGAVDSSQWQQELYALPYSSNGAFLYYRTDLIDEPPTTWDELYETGTAAAEEEGISAYVGQGDQYEGFVVNYLEMFWSAGGELFDDAQENSTFLEGDAAQTALDFMTEGQESGFFAEGFDSMVEDDARALFQAGEAVYMRNWPYAVPLLEGEEGEDSEVAGDFAVAPLPTFTGEGTTSALGGLNNAVSTLSENQDLAREFVLWAATDPEAQAVLAGHSLPPTMLSAYDEADDPNLELLGEILADAHARPPVPGYNSLSLVIQDNLHPAFLGQQDADSALEAVDNAAGDALEQD, via the coding sequence ATGCCAGAACTTCCATGGCACCGGAGGCACTCATGGCGGGCGGGTGGGGCGGCGGCCGCGGCCCTGGTCCTGACCTTGGCCAGCGCGTGCGGTGAACCGCCGGGCGAGGAACCCGACGCCGAGGGCGAACCCGCGGGGCTCGCCGAGGACCCCCAGTTCGTCTGGGCGGTCACCGGTGCCGACCGCCAGATCCACGAGGACGTCGCCCGCCTGTGGAACGAGAACAACCCGGACCAGGAGGTCGAGGTCTTCTTCCTGGCGCCCACCGCGGACGAACAGCGCCAGGCGATGTTCCAGGACCTGCAGAGCCAGGCAGGAGAGTTCGACGTCCTGGGCCTCGACGTCATCTGGACCGGTGAGTTCGCCGATTTCGGCTACATCGAGAGCCTGGAGGACCTGCGCCCGGAGATCGAGGGCGTCAGCCTGGAGGGGGCCGTCGACAGCTCGCAGTGGCAGCAGGAGCTCTACGCCCTGCCCTACTCCTCCAACGGAGCCTTCCTCTACTACCGCACCGACCTCATCGACGAGCCGCCCACGACCTGGGACGAGCTCTACGAGACCGGCACGGCCGCCGCCGAGGAGGAGGGCATCTCCGCCTACGTCGGCCAGGGCGACCAGTACGAGGGCTTCGTCGTCAACTACCTGGAGATGTTCTGGTCCGCCGGGGGCGAGCTCTTCGACGACGCCCAGGAGAACTCCACCTTCCTGGAGGGCGACGCCGCGCAGACCGCACTGGACTTCATGACCGAGGGCCAGGAGAGCGGCTTCTTCGCTGAGGGCTTCGACTCCATGGTCGAGGACGACGCCCGCGCCCTGTTCCAGGCGGGTGAGGCCGTCTACATGCGCAACTGGCCCTACGCCGTTCCGCTCCTGGAAGGCGAGGAGGGCGAGGACAGCGAGGTCGCGGGCGACTTCGCCGTCGCCCCGCTGCCCACCTTCACCGGAGAGGGCACCACCAGCGCCCTGGGCGGGCTCAACAACGCCGTCAGCACCCTGAGCGAGAACCAGGACCTGGCGCGCGAGTTCGTGCTGTGGGCCGCCACCGACCCCGAGGCCCAGGCCGTCCTGGCCGGCCACAGCCTGCCGCCGACCATGCTCAGCGCCTACGACGAGGCCGACGACCCCAACCTCGAGCTGCTCGGCGAGATCCTCGCCGACGCCCACGCGCGGCCGCCGGTGCCCGGGTACAACTCGCTGTCCCTGGTAATCCAGGACAACCTGCACCCCGCGTTCCTGGGGCAGCAGGACGCCGACAGCGCCCTGGAAGCCGTGGACAACGCGGCGGGCGACGCGCTCGAACAGGACTAG
- a CDS encoding TetR/AcrR family transcriptional regulator, protein MDKERRTQADRRTASRGAILAAAARGIAQHGFSRLTLERVARDAGYTRGAVYHQFPGKEALALAVIEWISQTWMTEVGRPLAETGDAAQVLIEVARQHTVFCRNHNAATVMQMLAIEFKHDNQALGRATADLTEELTSRCREQILTGRRQGTIPPGPPATDTARAYISVLEAVAINSREPHDVVLTERAARGVLGL, encoded by the coding sequence GTGGACAAGGAACGTCGAACGCAGGCCGATCGGCGCACCGCCAGTCGCGGCGCTATCCTGGCGGCCGCCGCACGCGGCATCGCCCAGCACGGCTTCAGCCGCCTCACCCTCGAAAGGGTCGCCAGGGACGCCGGGTACACGCGCGGGGCCGTCTACCACCAGTTCCCCGGCAAGGAAGCCCTAGCCCTCGCCGTCATCGAGTGGATCAGCCAGACCTGGATGACCGAGGTCGGCCGCCCGCTCGCGGAAACGGGCGACGCCGCACAGGTCCTTATCGAGGTCGCGCGCCAGCACACGGTCTTTTGCCGGAACCACAACGCCGCGACCGTGATGCAGATGCTCGCGATCGAGTTCAAGCACGACAACCAGGCCCTGGGTCGGGCCACCGCTGACCTGACCGAGGAACTCACATCGCGGTGCCGCGAGCAGATCCTCACCGGCCGCCGACAGGGGACGATTCCCCCAGGACCTCCGGCCACGGACACCGCCAGGGCCTACATCAGCGTCCTCGAAGCGGTCGCGATCAACAGCCGCGAACCGCACGACGTCGTCCTCACCGAAAGAGCGGCCCGCGGCGTCCTGGGCCTATGA
- a CDS encoding GroES family chaperonin, whose product MLHDRLLVKAVPDKSERRSSAGLVIPDTVKLATRLAWGEVRGAGTGARHVKTGDRVLFDPEEQGEVELNGERYVILRERDVHAIANEAPERGTGLYL is encoded by the coding sequence ATGCTCCATGACCGGTTGTTGGTGAAGGCGGTCCCGGACAAGAGCGAGCGGCGCAGCAGCGCGGGTCTGGTCATCCCCGACACGGTGAAGCTGGCGACCCGGTTGGCGTGGGGCGAGGTCCGTGGTGCCGGGACCGGCGCTCGGCATGTGAAGACCGGCGACCGCGTGCTCTTCGACCCCGAGGAACAGGGCGAGGTCGAGTTGAACGGCGAGCGGTACGTGATTCTGCGGGAGCGGGACGTGCACGCGATCGCCAACGAGGCTCCCGAGCGGGGCACCGGCCTGTACCTCTGA
- a CDS encoding ABC transporter ATP-binding protein — protein MLWSFVRPHRRKLLLGLVLALFGSALELANPMVVKLVLDTVSEAGSLAMPIAILLCLFGVGLVTGLWHWIVLGTVAEKVVLEARTSLVRRYFRAALIPLSKRSSGELVTRATSDTVLLKEAASSSIVSLVNGGVLLVGTLIMMGVLDLVLLGVTATAVVIVTILFLTLMPAIAKAQEKAQNSLGLMGGVLDGSLRAIRTVKVSRAEERLGSRILEHAEEAARHGVRSVRREAVAWTIAFGGIQLAIIAILGVGALRVASGEIGVSTLVAFLLYAFTLMNPVMELSQSVTTLQSGIAAAKRIREVEAVPLEPAAEGPDGVPSRNGADPHGPDDASALSHKELSTGGRPAPGGTGISVSANGFGGGLAADNGHGSPMLELHGITARYAPGAAAAVKKVDLAIPRRGHTAIVGPSGAGKTTVFSLLLRFLEPEHGHITLDGTPYRELSPQQVRERFSYVEQDTPVVPGTIRDNLLFTNPEADENDIRRVLDEVVLTEKIEGLEEGLDTPLDATSFSGGQRQRIALARALLGSPDVLLLDEATSQVDAITEAAITRSVRAQADRAAVVTIAHRLSTVIHADRILLMEDGGIRAQGTHRQLLEQDTLYRDLVSALHIGETEDRGGEVTSGASPV, from the coding sequence GTGCTCTGGTCCTTCGTTCGTCCGCACCGACGCAAACTGCTGCTGGGCCTGGTTCTCGCCCTGTTCGGCTCCGCTCTCGAGCTGGCCAACCCGATGGTGGTCAAGCTCGTGCTGGACACCGTCTCCGAAGCGGGCAGCCTCGCGATGCCGATCGCGATCCTGCTCTGCCTGTTCGGTGTGGGGCTGGTGACCGGGCTGTGGCACTGGATCGTGCTCGGCACCGTCGCGGAGAAGGTCGTCCTGGAAGCGCGCACCTCCCTGGTACGCCGCTACTTTCGGGCCGCCCTGATCCCGCTCTCCAAACGCTCCTCGGGCGAGCTCGTCACCCGGGCCACCTCCGACACCGTCCTCCTCAAGGAGGCGGCTTCCAGCAGCATCGTCAGCCTGGTCAACGGCGGTGTCCTGCTGGTCGGCACACTGATCATGATGGGTGTGCTGGACCTCGTCCTGCTGGGCGTGACCGCCACCGCGGTGGTCATCGTCACGATCCTCTTCCTGACCCTGATGCCCGCCATCGCCAAAGCCCAGGAGAAGGCGCAGAACTCCCTGGGCCTCATGGGCGGGGTACTGGACGGCTCCCTGCGCGCGATCCGCACGGTGAAGGTGAGCCGGGCCGAGGAGCGCCTGGGTTCGCGGATCCTCGAACACGCCGAGGAGGCGGCCCGGCACGGCGTCCGCTCGGTCCGCCGCGAGGCCGTGGCCTGGACGATCGCCTTCGGCGGCATCCAGCTGGCGATCATCGCCATCCTCGGTGTGGGTGCGCTGCGGGTGGCCTCCGGGGAGATCGGGGTCTCCACGCTGGTGGCGTTCCTGCTGTACGCGTTCACCCTGATGAACCCGGTCATGGAGCTCTCCCAGAGCGTGACCACCCTCCAGTCGGGCATCGCCGCAGCCAAGCGCATCCGCGAGGTGGAGGCGGTCCCGCTCGAACCCGCCGCCGAGGGCCCCGACGGCGTGCCGTCGCGAAACGGCGCCGACCCGCACGGCCCGGACGACGCGAGCGCGCTCTCCCACAAGGAGCTCTCCACCGGGGGGCGACCGGCACCGGGTGGCACCGGAATCAGCGTCTCCGCCAACGGCTTCGGAGGCGGGCTCGCGGCCGACAACGGACACGGGAGTCCGATGCTGGAGCTGCACGGCATCACCGCCCGGTACGCGCCCGGCGCGGCAGCCGCTGTGAAGAAGGTCGACCTGGCCATCCCCAGACGCGGCCACACCGCCATCGTGGGCCCTTCGGGAGCAGGCAAGACAACGGTGTTCTCCTTGCTCCTGCGTTTCCTGGAGCCCGAGCACGGCCACATCACGCTCGACGGAACTCCCTACCGGGAGCTGTCCCCGCAGCAGGTGCGCGAGCGCTTCTCCTACGTCGAACAGGACACCCCGGTGGTGCCCGGAACCATCCGGGACAACCTGCTGTTCACCAACCCCGAGGCCGATGAGAACGACATCCGGCGCGTACTGGACGAGGTCGTGCTCACCGAGAAGATCGAGGGTCTGGAGGAGGGCCTGGATACCCCGCTGGACGCCACCTCGTTCTCCGGCGGCCAGCGCCAGCGCATCGCCCTGGCCCGTGCCCTGCTCGGCTCCCCGGACGTCCTGCTGCTCGACGAGGCCACCTCGCAGGTGGACGCGATCACCGAGGCCGCCATCACCCGGAGTGTGCGCGCCCAGGCCGACCGGGCCGCGGTGGTGACCATCGCGCACCGGTTGTCCACCGTGATCCACGCCGACCGCATCCTGCTGATGGAGGACGGCGGTATCCGCGCCCAGGGCACGCACAGGCAACTCCTGGAGCAGGACACCCTGTACCGGGACCTGGTCTCGGCCCTGCACATCGGCGAGACCGAGGACCGGGGCGGTGAGGTGACCTCAGGGGCCTCCCCTGTGTGA
- a CDS encoding TetR/AcrR family transcriptional regulator: MARPSVSTEVILDAAAEAFSAHGTRRTTMEDVALRAGVAKGVLYLRFDSKESLARAVVDREMALALATSRAEVAADPRGGLLSRLFVHSLTALHTRPFLIALYKGEVGPGGRPSDQESQYRDRLPISTDFVRRMRDAGMVRADLEPGPLAANLAVWNVGLALTAPHEDPGALILGMGELVARAADADVTDTTPGKECFARLADDLEALWSRP, encoded by the coding sequence ATGGCCCGTCCCAGTGTGAGCACCGAGGTCATCCTCGACGCGGCCGCCGAGGCCTTCTCAGCACACGGCACCAGGCGCACCACCATGGAGGACGTCGCTCTGCGCGCGGGGGTGGCCAAGGGGGTTCTCTACCTGCGCTTCGACAGCAAGGAGTCGCTGGCCCGGGCCGTGGTCGACCGTGAGATGGCACTGGCGCTGGCGACCAGCCGGGCCGAGGTGGCCGCCGACCCGCGCGGGGGGCTGTTGTCCCGCCTCTTCGTCCACTCCCTGACCGCCCTGCACACACGGCCGTTCCTGATCGCGCTGTACAAGGGTGAGGTCGGACCGGGGGGCCGCCCGTCCGACCAGGAATCCCAGTACCGGGACCGGCTGCCGATCAGCACGGACTTCGTCCGGCGGATGCGCGACGCGGGTATGGTCCGGGCCGACCTGGAGCCCGGGCCGCTGGCCGCCAACCTCGCGGTCTGGAACGTCGGCCTGGCCCTCACCGCTCCGCACGAGGACCCCGGCGCGCTCATCCTGGGAATGGGTGAACTGGTGGCGCGCGCCGCCGACGCCGACGTCACCGACACCACACCCGGCAAGGAGTGCTTCGCCCGCCTCGCCGACGACCTCGAAGCGCTCTGGAGCAGACCATGA
- a CDS encoding TetR/AcrR family transcriptional regulator, producing MSQTKARAVDAAIELLGTRGLHALTHGKVDAAAGLPKGSASNHFRTRDALVRGVVERLEELDRQDWARLYDVTVASADHFVDAVLGFVTAMTTTDRIRTVARYTLAMEAAHNPEVRASLNRGHDRIREWSAQLLADLGAPDPEAAARTLLAYVDGLIMHALTRPEVVEPREQYVRVVRACLEP from the coding sequence ATGTCCCAGACCAAGGCCCGAGCCGTCGACGCGGCCATCGAACTGTTGGGGACCCGCGGCCTGCACGCGCTCACCCATGGCAAGGTCGACGCCGCGGCCGGACTGCCCAAGGGGTCCGCGTCCAACCATTTCCGCACCAGGGACGCCCTGGTACGAGGGGTCGTGGAGCGGTTGGAGGAGCTCGACCGCCAGGACTGGGCCCGGCTCTACGACGTCACCGTGGCCTCGGCCGACCACTTCGTGGACGCCGTGCTCGGGTTCGTCACCGCCATGACCACCACCGACCGGATCCGTACCGTCGCCCGCTACACCCTTGCCATGGAGGCGGCGCACAACCCCGAGGTACGCGCCTCACTCAACCGCGGCCACGACCGGATCCGCGAGTGGAGCGCCCAGCTCCTGGCCGACCTCGGCGCTCCCGATCCGGAGGCGGCCGCACGGACCCTGCTCGCCTACGTGGACGGGCTCATCATGCACGCGCTCACGCGGCCCGAGGTCGTCGAGCCGCGTGAGCAGTACGTTCGCGTCGTCCGGGCCTGTCTGGAGCCCTGA
- a CDS encoding DUF998 domain-containing protein, protein MTPLLWLGAAGSWLFILVFLLDGLTRPDYRPARHPVSALALGPRGWLQTTNFILCGLLITAGAIALPRALGDLLLPLAVAALGLALVASGVFRMDPMRGYPPGTPDEDPEHFSPTHRLHDWAGMVVFLLLPLTPLIAVFALGSPAWTWGSGIIAAATAVCSGAFGQLWEKDSPYTGVVQRATIILGLAWLGALFLHGAA, encoded by the coding sequence ATGACGCCCCTGTTGTGGCTCGGCGCAGCCGGGTCCTGGCTCTTCATCCTCGTCTTCCTGCTGGACGGCCTCACCCGTCCCGACTACCGCCCGGCCCGGCACCCGGTCAGCGCCCTGGCCCTCGGCCCGCGCGGCTGGCTCCAGACCACGAACTTCATCCTGTGCGGCCTGCTGATCACGGCGGGGGCGATCGCCCTCCCCCGGGCGCTCGGCGACCTGCTGCTCCCCCTGGCGGTCGCGGCGCTCGGGCTGGCACTCGTCGCCTCTGGGGTTTTCCGCATGGACCCGATGCGGGGCTACCCGCCCGGTACCCCCGACGAGGACCCGGAGCACTTCTCCCCCACGCACCGGCTCCACGACTGGGCGGGCATGGTCGTCTTCCTCCTGCTACCCCTCACCCCGCTGATCGCGGTGTTCGCGCTCGGAAGCCCGGCCTGGACGTGGGGATCAGGGATCATCGCCGCCGCGACCGCCGTGTGCAGTGGCGCCTTCGGGCAGCTCTGGGAGAAGGACTCCCCCTACACAGGCGTGGTCCAGCGGGCGACGATCATCCTCGGCCTGGCCTGGCTCGGAGCCCTGTTCCTCCACGGAGCCGCCTGA
- a CDS encoding carbohydrate ABC transporter permease, which translates to MGRVFLAPSLGFMALIALFPVFYAVGMSLYNIRGFQQEFIGGDNYVRALTDPNFWNAAKNTLVFTVASVSLEFVIGMAFALIMHQVFVGRGLTRAVILVPWVIPTAVAAQVWRYMFDHNPGFVNAVLGTEINWLRDPAWAMVGIISADVWKTAPFVALLLLAGLQTIPKDYYEAAKVDGANALQRFWLITLPLLRPAIVVALLFRTVDALRMFDFAYVFAGYSNSVATLSVYAQRFLVAEPQLGYANALSTVTFVIVMLVGLAFISRMGRHMVGDVARKEKR; encoded by the coding sequence ATGGGGCGGGTCTTCCTCGCCCCCTCGCTCGGGTTCATGGCGCTGATCGCGCTCTTCCCGGTGTTCTACGCCGTCGGGATGAGCCTGTACAACATCCGAGGGTTCCAACAGGAGTTCATCGGGGGCGACAACTACGTCCGGGCGCTGACCGACCCCAACTTCTGGAACGCCGCCAAGAACACGCTGGTCTTCACCGTGGCGTCGGTGTCCCTGGAGTTCGTGATCGGCATGGCGTTCGCGCTGATCATGCACCAGGTCTTCGTCGGCCGAGGGCTGACCCGCGCGGTCATCCTGGTGCCGTGGGTGATCCCGACCGCGGTCGCCGCCCAGGTGTGGCGGTACATGTTCGACCACAACCCCGGCTTCGTGAACGCGGTGCTGGGCACGGAGATCAACTGGCTGCGGGACCCCGCATGGGCCATGGTCGGCATCATCAGCGCCGACGTGTGGAAGACCGCGCCGTTCGTGGCCCTGCTGCTCCTGGCCGGACTCCAGACCATCCCGAAGGACTACTACGAGGCGGCCAAGGTCGACGGAGCCAACGCGCTCCAACGGTTCTGGTTGATCACCCTGCCGCTGCTGCGCCCGGCGATCGTGGTGGCGCTGCTGTTCCGCACGGTGGACGCGCTGCGCATGTTCGACTTCGCGTACGTGTTCGCCGGGTACTCGAACTCGGTGGCCACACTGTCGGTGTACGCGCAGCGGTTCCTGGTCGCCGAACCGCAGCTGGGCTACGCCAACGCGCTGTCCACGGTCACGTTCGTCATCGTCATGCTCGTCGGCCTGGCCTTCATCAGCAGGATGGGCCGCCACATGGTCGGCGACGTGGCGCGGAAGGAGAAGCGATGA
- a CDS encoding carbohydrate ABC transporter permease — protein MTTRESRASVRRAYRPRPKTPPALVNLLKLLGLLLVLGWCLFPFLWMGMTSLRTGSVALTDPNIFQGPFSFGNYEEVVNQGFHFALRNSLIVASVTTLICIPVAALAGYALARLPLAGKFALLAATLVATLFPPVALVNPLYRMYLQLNELTGINLLNSYAGMIIPYVALTLPLSIFILATFFAGIPKEIEESAKVDGATPFQAFLKVVAPLAAPGVGAAAILTFVYATNEFLLAFSFAPRDLNVQTVPVFVGTFERVGYENPIGQIMAASVLVSVPLIVFALVLQRRIVAGLTSGAVKG, from the coding sequence ATGACCACCCGGGAGAGCCGGGCCTCCGTCCGGAGGGCGTACCGGCCGCGGCCCAAGACGCCCCCCGCACTGGTGAACCTGCTCAAGCTGCTGGGGCTGCTCCTGGTCCTGGGATGGTGCCTGTTCCCGTTCCTGTGGATGGGCATGACCAGCCTGCGCACGGGGTCGGTCGCGCTGACCGACCCGAACATCTTCCAGGGGCCGTTCAGCTTCGGCAACTACGAGGAGGTGGTCAACCAGGGCTTCCACTTCGCGCTGCGCAACTCGCTGATCGTGGCGTCGGTGACCACCCTGATCTGCATCCCGGTGGCCGCACTGGCCGGGTACGCGCTCGCGCGGCTGCCGCTGGCGGGCAAGTTCGCCCTGCTGGCCGCCACCCTGGTGGCGACGCTGTTTCCGCCGGTGGCACTGGTCAACCCGCTGTACCGGATGTACCTCCAGCTCAACGAGCTGACCGGGATCAACCTGCTCAACTCCTACGCGGGCATGATCATCCCCTACGTGGCGCTGACCCTGCCGCTGTCGATCTTCATCCTCGCCACGTTCTTCGCGGGCATCCCGAAGGAGATCGAGGAGTCGGCGAAGGTGGACGGGGCCACTCCCTTCCAGGCCTTCCTGAAGGTGGTCGCGCCGCTGGCCGCGCCCGGTGTGGGTGCCGCGGCCATCCTGACCTTCGTCTACGCCACCAACGAGTTCCTGCTGGCCTTCTCGTTCGCCCCGCGCGACCTCAACGTGCAGACGGTGCCGGTGTTCGTCGGCACCTTCGAACGGGTCGGCTACGAGAACCCGATCGGACAGATCATGGCGGCCTCGGTGCTGGTCTCGGTCCCGCTGATCGTCTTCGCCCTGGTACTGCAGCGCAGGATCGTGGCGGGGCTGACCTCGGGAGCCGTGAAGGGCTGA